The following nucleotide sequence is from Cloacibacillus sp..
TTGTAGTATTCGGCGATGAAGCGTTCGGCGAGTTCGGCGACCGTGATGCCGTCCTCGTTGGCGCGCTTTATCATCTTATCGTCGATGTCGGTGAAGTTCTGTACATACTTTACCTCGTAGCCGAGACTTTCGAGATAACGCCTGAAGACGTCGAACATCACGAAGGGTCTCGCGTTCCCTATATGGAAAAAATTATAGACCGTCGGTCCGCAGACGTAGAAACGGACCCTGCCCTCTTCGAGCGGGACAAATTTTTCCTTTGTTCTGGTTAAATCGTTATATACTGCCAATGCCACCTTTAAGCACCTCCGCGTTACTTCTTACACATTATTGTGATATCCTATACCATGTGGTGGCGTACTGCAATCACAGAAAGGATTAAATTTTTGAATAAAGATGAATTGATAAAATTTGTAAAGGGTTTTCCCGACAAGCCCGGCGTCTACCTCATGCGCGACGGCCATGGGGAGATCATATATATCGGCAAGGCAAAATCCCTTAAGAAGAGGGTCTCATCCTACTTTCGCCACAGCAACTTCGCCTCGCCGCGGCTGCGCAAGCTCGTCGCGACGATACGCGATATCTCGACGATGCGCACCGAGAGCGAGATAGAGGCGCTGATACTGGAAAACAGGCTTATAAAGCTCTATCAGCCCTTTTTTAACGTGGACCTCAAGATGAATGAGCGTTACGCCTACATAAAGATAACCGTGGAGAAGTACCCGCGTATCGTGGTCACGCGCATCAAGCTCGACGACGGGGCGGTCTATATCGGCCCCTATGTCCGCGTGCAGGAGGTGCGCGCCCTGCTGCGGCTCGTGGAGCGCTATCTGCCTCTGCGCTCGTGCAAGAGCGAATTAGCGCGTCCGGTGAACGGCAGGCCCTGTATGAAGTACTCTCTGGGCCGCTGTCTCGCGCCCTGCTGCGGCCTCTGTTCGGAGCACGAGTACCGCGACCGCGTCGCCGACGTTGTGCTGCTTTTGCAGGGGCAGGGGGCGGAGCTTATCGAAAGGCTGCGCCGCCGCATGGACAGGGCGGCGCGCGAGATGCGCTTTGAGGAGGCGGCGCACCTGCGCGATACGATCCGCGCGATATGGCGCGTCAGCCGTCAGCAGCATACGATGCCGGATATCCCCTCGGGGCAGGATAATTTCTTCGAGGTGCTGAACGCGATGCAAAAGGCCTTTGAGCTGCCGATCCTCCCCTGGCGTATTGACGGCTTTGATATTTCGCACAGCGCGGGGGAGTACACCGTCGGCGTCGCCGTGGTCTTTGAGCAGGGATATCCGAACCCCTCGCTGTACAGAAAGTTTAATATCAAAACGGTGGAGGGGATCGACGACTTCCGTTCGATGCGGGAGACGCTGACGCGCCGCTACAGCCGCTGCCTCGAAGGGCAGGAGCCGCTGCCGCAGCTGATTCTGATCGACGGCGGACCCGTGCAGCTTGACTTTGCGATGCAGGCCCTGGACGGCCTCGGCATCCACAACATCCCGATAATTTCGCTTGCGAAAGAGTTCGAGGAGGTCTATCTTCCAAACCGCAAGGAGCCGATACGTCTGGACCACACCGACCCGGTGCTGCGTCTGCTCCAGCATGTGCGCGACGAGTCGCACCGTTTCGCGATAACCTCGCACCGGACGCGGCGCGCCCAGAGCTTCAAACGGAGCAAAATAGAAGAGGTCTCCGGCATCGGCAAGGCGAAAGCCGCGATGCTCATCACGAAGTTTGGCAGCGTGAGGGCGATACGGGATCTCCCCGCCGAGGAGCTGGCCGCCGCGCCGGGAATCGGACCGGCGCTGGCTAAGAGGATACTGGCAAAGCTGAACGAAGACGGCGATGATAATATAAATAACATGCAGGGGGAGGAAACTGCGGATGCCGCTGCCAAAGAGCAAAATTGACGAATATTATATGAACTGTGCGCTGGAGCTGGCGCGCAACGGACGCCGGTGCAGCCCCAACCCGCGCGTCGGCTGCGTCGTCGTGCGCGGCGGCGAGATAATCGGGCGCGGCTGGCACGATATATGCGGCGGCCCGCACGCAGAGGTGGAGGCGGTCCGCGACGCGGGCGGAGACATCGCGGAGGCGGAGGTCTATGTGACGCTCGAACCCTGCTCGCATTACGGCAAAACGCCGCCCTGTGCCGATATGCTCGTGGAGCACAGGCCAAAGCACGTCGTTGCGGGGATGACCGACCCGAATCCGCGGGTCGCTGGCCGTGGGCTGGAGAAGCTCAGGGCCGCCGGTATCGAGGTGAAGAGCGGCGTACTTGAGAACGAGTGCAAATGGATGAACAGAGGCTTTATCAGACGTATGTCGCAGGGCCGTCCGTGGGTGACGGTGAAGTGCGCCGCCTCGCTTGACGGCAGGGTGGCGCTGGCAAACGGAGAGAGCCGGTGGGTAACGGGGACGGAGGCCCGCGTCTGCGTACACCGGATGCGGGCGGAGAATGACGCCGTGCTTACGGGCGTGGGCACGGTCATCGCCGACGACCCGCTGCTTACGGTGCGCGACGCGCCGGGAGAGACGCCGCTGCGCGTGATCCTTGACCGTGAGCTGCGCACGCCGCCGGAGTCAAAGATACTGGCAGGCAGCGTGGTGATCTTCACGACGGAGGCCGCGCCGGAGGAGAGGATTCACGCTCTCACCGCGGCGGGAGCCGTCGTGGTGAGCATATCGAATGGCGTGCCCTTCCTCGGCGAAGCGCTGAAAAGGCTCTGCGCGATGAATGTGAACTATCTGATGGTCGAGGCGGGATCGGGCGTTACCTCCGCCTTCATAAAAGAGGGGCTCTGCGACGAACTGACGTTGTTCCTCGCGCCAAAGCTCATGGGGCGCGGCCTCTCATATACGGACGGGCTGGAGTTTTCCTCAATGGCGGAGGTTCCGCGGCTGAGGGAGATAAAATATACAAATTGCGGAGAAGATCTGCTGATAAGGGGTGTTTTTGAATGTTCACCGGACTTATAGAGACGATCGGCACGGTTGTTTCGGTCATGCCGTCGGGCGAGGTGGTGGAGCTGACGGTCCAGGCTCCAGCGATCGCCTCCGAGCTGAGGCTCGGCGATTCTGTATCGCTCTCGGGCGCCTGCAACACCGTGACCTTCTTCGACGCCAATTCGTTTAAGGTGCAGATGATGCCGGAGACGCAGGCCCGCACCAAGCTGGGGCGCCTGAAGACTGGCTCTCCCGTCAACCTTGAGCGCGCGATGCGGCTGGACTCGCGGCTGGACGGGCATCTCGTCGCGGGCCATGTGGACGGTATGGCGAACGTCTCCAAAATAGAGTCGCTGGATAAGACAAAAAAGATATACTTCTCCGCGCCGGAGGAGATACTCGCGGGGATCGTGGAGAAGGGCTCCGTCACGATAGACGGCGTGAGCCTCACCGTGATCGACGC
It contains:
- a CDS encoding riboflavin synthase, with the protein product MFTGLIETIGTVVSVMPSGEVVELTVQAPAIASELRLGDSVSLSGACNTVTFFDANSFKVQMMPETQARTKLGRLKTGSPVNLERAMRLDSRLDGHLVAGHVDGMANVSKIESLDKTKKIYFSAPEEILAGIVEKGSVTIDGVSLTVIDAERDFFSVGVIPTTLAETTLKDLKAGDVVNIETDMIGKYIKKYLEAAFREKNGGEKMKNSLTWDKLTEYGWN
- the ribD gene encoding bifunctional diaminohydroxyphosphoribosylaminopyrimidine deaminase/5-amino-6-(5-phosphoribosylamino)uracil reductase RibD; this encodes MPLPKSKIDEYYMNCALELARNGRRCSPNPRVGCVVVRGGEIIGRGWHDICGGPHAEVEAVRDAGGDIAEAEVYVTLEPCSHYGKTPPCADMLVEHRPKHVVAGMTDPNPRVAGRGLEKLRAAGIEVKSGVLENECKWMNRGFIRRMSQGRPWVTVKCAASLDGRVALANGESRWVTGTEARVCVHRMRAENDAVLTGVGTVIADDPLLTVRDAPGETPLRVILDRELRTPPESKILAGSVVIFTTEAAPEERIHALTAAGAVVVSISNGVPFLGEALKRLCAMNVNYLMVEAGSGVTSAFIKEGLCDELTLFLAPKLMGRGLSYTDGLEFSSMAEVPRLREIKYTNCGEDLLIRGVFECSPDL
- a CDS encoding excinuclease ABC subunit UvrC — its product is MIKFVKGFPDKPGVYLMRDGHGEIIYIGKAKSLKKRVSSYFRHSNFASPRLRKLVATIRDISTMRTESEIEALILENRLIKLYQPFFNVDLKMNERYAYIKITVEKYPRIVVTRIKLDDGAVYIGPYVRVQEVRALLRLVERYLPLRSCKSELARPVNGRPCMKYSLGRCLAPCCGLCSEHEYRDRVADVVLLLQGQGAELIERLRRRMDRAAREMRFEEAAHLRDTIRAIWRVSRQQHTMPDIPSGQDNFFEVLNAMQKAFELPILPWRIDGFDISHSAGEYTVGVAVVFEQGYPNPSLYRKFNIKTVEGIDDFRSMRETLTRRYSRCLEGQEPLPQLILIDGGPVQLDFAMQALDGLGIHNIPIISLAKEFEEVYLPNRKEPIRLDHTDPVLRLLQHVRDESHRFAITSHRTRRAQSFKRSKIEEVSGIGKAKAAMLITKFGSVRAIRDLPAEELAAAPGIGPALAKRILAKLNEDGDDNINNMQGEETADAAAKEQN